The segment CTTCAATAGCTTCGTCTTGACCCACAACACGCTTGTGTAACTCTTCTTCCAAGTGGAGTAGCTTTTCTTTTTCGCTCTGTAACATTTTGTTTACAGGGATTCCTGTCCATCGAGATACGATATCTGCAATATCTTCTGCCTCTACTTCTTCACGAATCAAAGCATTACCTTTTTGTATCTTATGTAAGTTGTCTTGGGTCTCTTCTATCTCTTTGTTGAGCTGTTGAATTTTACCATATCTAATTTCAGCCACTTTTCCATAGTCACCTTCACGCTCAGCCTTGTCGGCTTCGTATTTTAAGTGTTCTATTTCAGATTTATTGTGCTGTATCTTGTTTACAAGACCTCTTTCATGTTCCCATTTGGCTTTGTAAGAACTTTCTTGTTCTTTTAGCTCGGCGATTTCTTTAGTGAGCTGTTCTAGTTTTTTAGTATCATTTTCTCTCTTGATAGCTGCTTTTTCAATTTCAAGTTGCATTAATTTACGAGAAATCTCATCTAGCTCTTCCGGTAAAGAGTTAATTTCCATACGAAGCTTTGCGGCAGCTTCATCCATTAAGTCAATGGCTTTATCGGGTAAAAAACGATCTGTAATGTATCGGTTACTCAATTCTACGGCAGCAATAATAGCATCATCTTTAATACGAACGTGGTGATGGTTTTCATATCTTTCTTTTAATCCACGAAGAATAGAGATAGAGCTATCAATATCGGGCTCATCTACTTGTACTATTTGGAAACGACGTTCAAGAGCTTTGTCTTTTTCAAAATACTTTTGATATTCATCAAGAGTAGTTGCACCAATACTTCTCAATTCTCCTCTTGCCAAGGCTGGTTTTAAAATATTAGCCGCATCCATAGCACCATCACTCTTACCAGCACCTACTAGCGTGTGAATCTCATCAATAAAGAGGATGATATTACCCTCAGACTTTTTAACTTCGTTGACAACAGATTTTAGTCTTTCTTCAAACTCGCCTTTGTATTTAGCACCTGCAATTAAGGCTCCCATATCAAGTGAGAAAAGTTGCTTGTCTTTTAAGTTGTCGGGTACATCACCCCTTAAAATACGATTGGCTAACCCTTCCACAATAGCTGTTTTACCAGTACCAGGTTCACCTATTAATATAGGATTATTTTTTGTTCTTCTACTTAAAATCTGAAGTACACGGCGTATCTCTTCATCACGACCGATAACAGGGTCTAATTTACCATCTCTTGCTGCATCAATTAGGTTAATAGCATATTTATCAAGAGACAGATAGTTGTCATCGCCAGATTGTGAAGTTACTTTCGAGCCTTTTCTAAGTTCTGTAATGGCTGATCGCACTTTATCTTCTACTACACCTGCGTCTTTTAATAGAGTAGATGCACTACTTTTTACTTTTAAAATAGCTAGAAAAAGTTGTTCTATCGAAGCAAACTCATCACCCATCTCTTTGGCTAAGTCCACTGCTTTTATGAGTACCTCGTTAGCTTCATTGCTAAGGGTTGGGTTGCCACCAGTAACCTTAGGTAAACTTTTGACTTTAGATTCAGTTTGCTGAATTACAAAGTCCTTGTTAACTCCTAGTTTTTGTAGGATGAAGTTAACAACATCTTCCCCCACATTCATTACACCAAGTAGGAGGTGAAGAGGCTCAATAATCTGTTGGTTGTTCTGTTGAACCAACTGTACAGTTTCTTGAATAGCCTCTTGTGATTTAATTGTATAACTGTTTAAATTCATATATTATCTTTTATTTTTTTCTAAATTAAATTCATATATAAAGTTGCAAATCCATTGCCATGAATGATTATGTGTATATAACTGACTATTTTACAGTGTAATAGCAAAATTAAGCGACAAAAAGTCTTAAAAGGTTTGTTTTTATGACAATATTTACATGTAAGAGGGCTATTGTTAATAAAAGATAGAGTAGAATGGGAGGTTAATAGCTTTGTTGTATCTTTGGTCGACGTATAAATAATGAAAGAATAAAGAATGGAAAAAGATATAAAATTTGAAGAAACTGTTTTTTTAGTAGATACGGCTTATTTAAACTTTATGCTAGTAAACTTTAAGGGCTTTTTGGAAAATCAAGTAAAAAGAGAGTTGCCCAAAATTCAGGTAGCAGATTTATTGGCCTATTTAGCTTTAGATGCTCATATAGAAGAAGGTGAGAAAAACATTCAAGTAGTCCTTATCTCTGATGACCAAACTAAAAAACTAGAAAACGCCGAACCTTCCGATTTAAAAAAAGAACTTGATGGTGTGGCTTTTGATAGTTCATTGGGAGAGTTTCTTTTCTCTTCAGTAACTACCGAGGGGCTTGTTTCCCGTGAAGAATTGTATCTTGATATTTTAGATATTGCTCTAACATCGAAAGCAGTTAAAAATTTAATCCTTCTCTCTTTTGATGATGAATATGGAGATAAAGTATTAAATAAGATTGATAATAAAGATATTGAAAAGAGTATTACTCAGTTTAGAGTGCGAGAACCTGAAAAAGAAGTATCATTTAAATGGGATATGTTGGTTTACCCTATGATGATGGCTTTTGGTATTGATTCAGATGAAATTCAATAATTAATATGACAGACTTCAGGTTAAAAGTTTTTTTATCGGTAGCCAATCATCTTAGTTTTACAAAAGCTTCACAAGAACTGTTTATCAGTCAGCCCGCTATATCCAAGCATATTCAAGAGTTAGAGAGTGATTTTGAAACTCGTTTATTTGAAAGAAGAGGAAATAGTATTGCTTTAACAGCCTCTGGTGAACTTTTAATAAAGCATGCTGAGGAGCTTATGGAGCAATATCAGCATCTTGAATATGCGATGCACTTGCTTCATGGTGACTACGTTGGTGAGCTTAAACTAGGGGCAAGTACCACTATTGCACAATACGTGTTGCCTCCTATTTTAGCCCGATTTATAGAGCTTCATCCTAAAGTGAAACTGTCTTTAATCTCAGGAAATACCAGAGAGATAGAAGAGGCTGTTGAAACTCACCGTATTGATTTAGGTCTAATAGAGGGAATATATCGAAGAACGAATTTAAAATATACCCCCTTTTTAGAAGATCAGCTAATTACTATTGCCCGCAAAGAATCTGCATTGAATATTCCCAATTCAATATCTATAAATGATTTAAATCAGTATCCTTTAATATTGAGAGAACAAGGCTCTGGCACACTAGATGTTATTCAACGAGCTTTTACTGAAAAGGGAATTAAACTCAAAAATTTAAAAGTACCCCTGTATTTGGGGAGTACAGAGAGTATTAAGCTTTTTATTCAACACTCTGATGCACTCGGTATTGTTTCAACAAGAGCTGTAAAGTCTGATATCACAGTAGGGCGATTTAGAGAAATTGAAATCCAAGATATTGAGATGAATAGAGAGTTTAGCTTTGTATCCCTTCAAGGAGAAATAGTGGGGTTACCTGCTGTATTTATAAGCTTTGCTTCTCAGTATAAGAAAAAGTTATAGCCTATAATAAAACAGTATTGGACTGGTATTGATTCTTAATTTATCTTTGCACCAAAATAATTCAAAAATGGCAAATTCAAATCAATCACTCAGTAAGTATAGTGGTCGTATCTATCAAGTAATATTAGGTACGCTATTGGTCTTTATTTTATTAGGTTTTATTCCAGGTTTAGAGTATTTATCTTCATGGCTTACTCCTCCAGTAGCTTTATTTATAGGTTTGGCTTATGCACTTCTCTTTGGTCAACCTTATGCAAAGTTTAATTCTAAAGTTTCAAAAAAACTTCTTCACTATTCTATCATAGGATTAGGATTTGGTATGAATCTTCATGAATCTATAGCCTCTGGCAAGGATGGTATGATGTTTACTATTGTATCAGTGGCTGGAACATTGATCATTGGTATGTTGATTGGTTATCGTTTTTTGAAAATTGATAAGAATACCTCTTATTTAATCAGCTCAGGAACTGCTATATGTGGTGGTAGTGCTATTGCAGCAGTAGGTGGAGTAATTGATGCAAAAGATGAACAGATGTCTGTTTCATTAGGGACAGTATTTATTCTTAATGCTGTTGCTTTGTTTGCCTTCCCTGTGATAGGACATTACTTAGGCTTAGACCAACATCAGTTTGGAACATGGGCTGCTATCGCTATTCACGATACAAGTTCTGTAGTAGGTGCTGGAGAAGCTTATGGAGAAGAAGCCCTAAAAATTGCAACTACAATTAAACTAACTCGTGCCCTATGGATAGTGCCTGTAGCAATAATCACAAGTTTTATCTTTAAGAGTAAAGGTAAAAAAGTATCAGTACCTATGTTTATTGTGCTTTTCGTTGTTGCAATGCTTATCAATACTTATTTCTTAGGAGATTTTCCTCAGATAGGTAGCACACTAAATGTAATTGCACGTAAGGCATTAACCATTACTCTATTCTTTATTGGAGCTTCACTCTCTCGTCAAGTTTTACGTAATGTGGGTTTACGTCCTATGATTCAAGGTATCTCTTTATGGATTTTTATCAGTGTGATATCTTTGGTTTATATCTTGATGTTTTAATTGAAACTAAAATAGATATTTGAAAATTTAAATAAGTAGGGGATCTGTCTGATAAAATATTAGATAGATCCTTTTTTATGCGATTTAATTCGGGTGTGAGTATGGCATTAATACTTTTATATTTCAATGTGAATTATGATTAAAAGCTCGTTTTGGCTAAGTCATATTCTTATCATGACACCGACATGATGATACGATGACACCGACATGTGATCATCATATCGGTGTCAAAGTGTTATACCCGTATAGATAGATTTCTTGTTAACCAGCTATTTAGACCTTATATCACACTATTAATGTTTGCTAGATTAGAATCAAAACGAAAGAGCTGAATTCACTAGTGGAAACAGCCCTTTTTAAATCGAAATAATCTTTTGCCAGACAGCAAGTATTTACATCATAAGTCTTCTTTAAAAATAAAAGTTTTCTTTTAAAATTTCATAGATGCTATTTTTACCACCCACAATCCAGATAATATCATCTTCTTTGAAAACGGTAGATGCCAGTGGATTAATCTCGTAGCTATTGTTTCTTTCAATTCCCACAATAAAACTTTTCCCTCTTTTTCCTATTTCAGATTGCAATAAGCTTTTTTCATAGAGTCCAGATTCTTTATCAATAATAATAGAAACACATTTGATTTGTGAGTTAGGGTCTTCACCTTGTTTCTTAGCAAATTGATGAATCGTTTGGAGTGATTTTTTATCCAGAGAGATTTGATTCTTGTCTGACGAAAGTTTTTTGATTTGCATGATATTTCCAACAACTGTAATAAACTCTCCTTCCATTAAGATGAAGTCTCCATTTGGAAAATAAGACTCTTCATCATTCTTATCTACCTCTATAATAATCAGACCATATCTAGACCTGAAGTCGGTATCTTTTAGTTTTTTATTTTCGTATTCCGAGTTTTTGTCGATTTTAAATCTACCTACATATAGGTTTTGCTCAATCCAGCTTTCATTATTTAAGTCAAAAGAAGTTACCCCATTTTCCCTCTTAGAGAACTTTCGTTTTTCATTAATAATTCTTTCGTTGAAATTGATAACAAAGTGGTATTCCATATTCCAATATAGTTTTAAAAGGTATTTAGAACGGAATAAAAGAATCAGTAATGCTATAGCAGCAATACCTGATACCCATATTGGTATGTCCAAAAACAGATCAAAAATAGAATAGATAAAACCAAAGGCTATAACATATCTAAGTACAATGAGCATAGAGAGAATCAATCTGTACTTTACACTTTGTTTCCAGAGTTCGAGTATTAAGAAGGGCTGTTCTCCTCCTCTATAAACTAATCCTTTGAGCATAGGAGATATCACTATTAATGTTATGAGTAAACACGCAATATTGCCCCATAATGTCCCAATATGTTCTATTAATAGAGGTTGTAAAAAACTTGAAGATAAGAGTATGACAGCCAGTCCTAACGAAACAAAGATCACTATACTAAATACGTAGCTCTTTAATAAAGAACCCCATAACGAGGTGGGTTTAGTTGAGGCCAGTTTTTCATCTTTGGCTATAATCTTTTCTTGCCAAGACTGCGGTATACTTTTCATCATGAAGTGATAAGCAGTAGGACTAGCAGCCATTAAATAGGGCGTAGTGAAGGTTGTAATAACAGATACGGCAATAATAATTGGGTAGATAAAATTATCAGCCAAGCCATACATAATAGCTGTACCTGCTACAATGAAAGCAAACTCACCTACTTGTGCCATGCTAAATCCACACTGGATGGAAGTAAACATCGATTCCCCAGATAACCTAGCTCCCCATGTAGTGAAAACAATCTTACCAAATAGAACTAAGAGAGTAATGAAGATGATGCTCTTATAGTTTTCTAAAACAATAGCAGGGTCCATTAACATACCTACAGATACAAAGAATATAGCCCCAAAGAAATCTTTTATAGGCTTTGTTACCCTTTCTATGTTTTCTAAAGCGATAGTTTCTGCTAATATCGAACCCATAATAAAAGCACCTAGGGCAGACGATAATTCAACTTTTGTAGCAAATACCACCATTCCTAAACACAAGCCTAATGATACGATTAATAGGGTTTCATCGTTCAACCAATGTTTCATTTTCTTGAGGAAAGAAGGTACTATAAAAATACCGCCAACAACCCATACTACCATAAAGAATACTAGCTTTCCTAAACTTAAAAGTATTTCTGTTCCTTCAATTTGCTGACTACTTACTGCTATTGTCCCTAAAAACACCATAACTAGAATGGCAAATAGGTCATCAAAAATTAAAATTCCAAAGACCACTTCTGTGAAACGCTTTCCTTTGTATTGAGGCTCTTCAAAACCTTTCACTATGATTGTAGTAGAGGATAAACAGAGCATACAGCCCAAAATGATGCTATCCCAGTGACTCCACCCCATGAGAGTTCCTAAGAAATACCCCGATACACCTAGTCCGAGGACAATCATCATTAGCGTTATAAATCCTGTCTTACTGTTTTTAATCAGCTTTTTGAAGCTGAATTCGAGTCCCATTCCAAATAAGAGGAATATAACTCCTATTTCACCCCAGATAGTTATGCTTTCGTTATCTATTACTGTTGGGAAAAAATCTATATGAGGCCCTGTAATAAACCCTGCTATAATATAGCCCAAGACGACGGGTTGTTTTAGCCATTTGAAGATAATAGTAACGATACCTGCAACAATTAGCATAAATGCCAAGTCACTAATAATAGGTGGTAGGTGAGTCATATTCTTTTAGTGTTTAAAATTCAGTTTAATTGATCTGAAATTATTTATTAAAAGTAGTAATACTGGGTAGTGTTTTCAATTTTCAGCATCTATCAATTTCTTTTTTATGAGTTTATTTTTCTTAGTAAGCTATTTTATGTCAATAAAATTACTAAAATAAGAACTAATATTTCATGAGATGAAGTTCAATGTCATAAAGTGATGAAGAATATTCTGTTTAATCTTCTTTATATATGGATTAAATTTATTCTAATCTATGCTTTTTCTATATTTGCAGACACATTACAATAATCCTTATTATTAAAGATTAATATCCCATGGCAAACACAAAAATTTCTGCAGCTGCCTTTGCAGATACTAAACCACACTACAATATCCTTAATGGTTACCGTGGAGTAGCGGCAATAACTGTAGTCTGTTTTCACTTATTTGAAGCTTTCGCTACAAGCCACCTAGATCAAAAGATAAATCATGGCTATTTAGCTGTTGATTTCTTCTTCCTTTTATCTGGTTTTGTAATTGGTTATGCCTATGATGACAGATGGAAAACGATGACGGTAAAAAATTTCTTAAAGCGTAGGCTTATTCGCTTACACCCTATGGTTATTATGGGTGCTCTTATTGGAGCAATACTCTTTTATACACAAGGATGTTCTGTGTGGGATGTTTCCAAAGTTCCTCTTTCGATGCTTTTGATCTCTACGGTTTTTAACTTGTTTTTAATACCTTCAACTCCAGGTTTTGAAATTAGAGGAGTAGGAGAGATGTATCCTTTAAATGGACCATCGTGGACTTTGTTTTTTGAGTACATTGGAAATATTTTATATGTATTCTTTATTCGGAAATTACCTACCATAGCTCTTTCTCTTTTGGTTGTTTTGACAGGCTTAGGCTTGGCTTCCTTTGCTATTTGGGGGCCATTAGGCGATTTATGTGTGGGCTATGCTCTAACAGAAGAGAATATCATAGGAGGATCTTTACGTTTGTTGTTCTCTTTCTCTGCAGGATTACTTTTATCGCGCGTGTTCAAACCATTTAAAGTGCGTGGAGCGTTTTGGATAGGTAGTATCGTTATCGTTGTTTTATCATTTATACCTAGAATAGGAGGGGCAGAGCATCTTTGGATGAATGGACTCTATGATTCATTTTGTGTCCTTATTGTATTTCCTATATTGATTTGCTTAGGAGCATCTGGCAAAACAACAGATAAAACATCTACACGTATATGTAAATTTTTAGGTGATATATCTTACCCTTTGTATATCGTACATTATCCTTTCATATACTTATATTTTGCATGGGTTAAAAATGAGAATCTTACTTTTGTGGAGTCTTTACCTGGTGCAGTAGCTTTGGTTCTAGGTTCTATATTCTTAGCTTATATCTGCTTGAAGTTTTATGATAAGCCAGTAAGAAAGGCATTGACCAAGTATTTTAAAGATTAGAGAGATCTCTTTTAAATTAACGTTTTTTATTATTTGCTTCATTTCTCCTTTTATTGAGTATCTTTGTTTGTATTTTTTATGAATAAATATGGAAAACTATTATCAACCTCGTGAAACAACCTTGAATTTTGGTGCTTCTGCTTTAGTAAAAGTGAATAAGCCTTTATTAAAATTCTGCATTTTTTCTATTTTAGGAGGTGCATTTATTGCTTTTGGAGGTTTGTTGTCAGTCATGGTTTCAGGAGGAATGACAGGTGTTGGTGTTGATAACCCAGGGTTGGTTAAGTTTATGGCTGGGGCATTATTCCCTATTGGTTTAATAATGGTTTCTATTTCTGGGGCCTATTTATTTACGAGTGATTGTGCTGCTTTTACCATAGCAGGGTTAAAGAAGGAAGTATCAATTCTTACCTTTTTTAAGTACCTATTACTTTCTTATTTATTCAATTTTATAGGTACACAGATTGTAGCCTATTTACTAACCTATCAAGTGGGTTTACTCCAAGATGTACCTTGGACAACCTATTTCCATCAATATGCTGAAGGTAAGGTTTACCAAAGTTTCTCTACTGTATTTCTAAAAGGTATAGGAGCTAATTGGCTAGTTTGCCTAGGAATGTTCTTGGGGTATGCATCTAAAGATATTATAGGTAAATGTATAGGGATATGGATACCTGTAATGCTTTTTGTAACATTGGGCTATGAACACTCTATTGCCAATATGTTCTTTATTCCAACAGCTATCTATACAGGAGCAGAAATCACCTGGCTAGATTTCCTTATTAAAAATTTAATACCTAGTACTATAGGGAATTTTATTGGAGGAGCCGTATTTGTAGGGGCAGCTTATTGGTATCTCTTTATTCATGAAAATTCAAAAAAGTGAGTTGTGATTAAGCATGAGATAATACACGCTTAATTAAAAACGTAAAATAATTTTAATGTCACTTTCAATAGGCCTATTTTTAGTATAGACACTTGAAAGTGACATTTTTATTTCATCTACTTTTACGAGTAAATATTCTAAAGTGATTGTATTCAGGTTTCGTGTATCATACACTTTATGTGAGGGTCACTATCCTTCTATTCAAGTTGAAATAGTATGATAATGGAATAACTCTAAATGATGTTATTTATCTTGATAAATTATCAAATTGTAAATATATATTTGTGTATGGCGTTGTTTTAGTTGGATATTATAAAATTAATTGTCAAAAGAATATTTTGTATAATCGTAATATTGACTAATTTGCATGAATTAACCTAACATCTTATAATATATGAATATGGATAAAATCACTGCAAATGAGGTAGTTGAATGGGCTAAAAAGTTTTTAGTTTTGTCTGATAAAGAATTGACTAGTGAAGAAGTAAAAGAACAAAAAAAGTATGCTACTTTAATTCAAAATCCGAACAATAAAACCTTATTATCAAAAATGTTAGATGAGTCTTCTCAGATAAGAGACTCTAAAATACTTTCGCGTAGACTGAAATATTTGATAGATAAATATGGTATTCCAACTTTTTTTACTCCTTGGGAGCGTTTTCAGCTTTCTTTGTTTACTGGTTTTGGATATCTTTTTGATCCGATAGCTATTCCTATTTTTAAAAACAAGCTGCAAGCTGACACTCATAAAATAATTATTCCTGAAGAGCGACCTGCCTTAACAGAACATTTATCCAAACGTTGGAAACAGCAAATTGGACAGAATGTGAATCTTTTAGGAGAAGTTGTTCTGGGTGATGAGGAAGCTAACAATAGATTTCATCAATATATGGAGGCTTTAAAAGAGCCTGATATCAATTATATATCTGTAAAACTGTCGGGAATATATGCTCAAATTCGCCCTTTAAGTTATAAGGAATCTAAAGAAAAACTTTGCGAATTA is part of the Bacteroides coprosuis DSM 18011 genome and harbors:
- a CDS encoding formate/nitrite transporter (COGs: COG2116 Formate/nitrite family of transporter~InterPro IPR000292~KEGG: dat:HRM2_48440 FdhC~PFAM: Formate/nitrite transporter~SPTR: FdhC;~IMG reference gene:2504106758~PFAM: Formate/nitrite transporter~TIGRFAM: formate/nitrite transporter), whose amino-acid sequence is MENYYQPRETTLNFGASALVKVNKPLLKFCIFSILGGAFIAFGGLLSVMVSGGMTGVGVDNPGLVKFMAGALFPIGLIMVSISGAYLFTSDCAAFTIAGLKKEVSILTFFKYLLLSYLFNFIGTQIVAYLLTYQVGLLQDVPWTTYFHQYAEGKVYQSFSTVFLKGIGANWLVCLGMFLGYASKDIIGKCIGIWIPVMLFVTLGYEHSIANMFFIPTAIYTGAEITWLDFLIKNLIPSTIGNFIGGAVFVGAAYWYLFIHENSKK